In one window of Carassius auratus strain Wakin chromosome 28, ASM336829v1, whole genome shotgun sequence DNA:
- the LOC113047381 gene encoding whey acidic protein-like, which yields MTARVCFSLTAVFLCLFGYLSITHAIQRRTTVDGFCPARLTVVPSHRGCSSDEDCPGGHKCCRFDCGPVCVLPVFMKPGQCPIPEMIPLCAKSCFHDGQCPDTQKCCPTTGGFACSEPRGQERGQASCQGSGSGQGAGQGSGYGQGAGAGQGSGYGQGAGAGQG from the exons ATGACGGCTCGAGTGTGTTTCTCGTTGACTGCTGTTTTTTTGTGTCTGTTCGGATACTTGAGCATAACTCATGCTATTCAAAGACGAACCACAG TGGACGGTTTCTGTCCGGCGAGGCTGACGGTCGTGCCGTCCCATCGAGGGTGTTCCTCTGATGAAGACTGCCCTGGAGGGCACAAATGCTGTCGATTTGACTGTGGGCCTGTTTGCGTGCTGCCCGTTTTCA TGAAGCCGGGTCAGTGTCCCATACCGGAAATGATTCCACTGTGTGCTAAAAGCTGTTtccatgatggccagtgtcctgacacacagaaatgttgcccaaccaccggtggctttgcatgcagtgaaccaCGTGGTCAGGAAAGAGGTCAGGCAAGTTGTCAAGGAAGCGGCTctggtcagggcgccggacagggaagcggttatggccagggcgccggagcgggacagggaagcggttatggccagggcgccggagcgggacagggttAG
- the LOC113047116 gene encoding fibroin heavy chain-like produces GAGQGSGQGSGAGQGSGQGAGAGQGSGAGQGAGAGQGSGAGQGSGAGQGAGAGHGAGQGAGAGHGAGQGAGAGQGSGQGAGAGQGSGQGAGAGQGSGQGAGAGQGSGQGAGAGQGSGQGAGAGQGSGAGQGSGQGTGAGQGSGQGTGAGQGSGAGQGSGQGSGAGQGSGQASGAGQGSGHGAGAGQGSGAGQGAGAGQGSGAGQGSGQGAGAGQGSGAGQGSGQGAGAGQGSGAGQGSGQGAGAGQGSGAGQGSGQGAGAGQGSGAGQGSGQGAGAGQGSGAGQGSGQGAGAGQGSGAGQGSGQGAGAGQGSGAGQGSGQGAGAGQGSGQGAGAGQGSGAGQGSGAGQGSGAGQGSGHGSGAGQGSGHGSGAGQGSGHGRGAGQGAGAGEGAAQGSSQGAGHGSGAGQGCGRGNCHGCGQGQCCGQGHVNGNLA; encoded by the coding sequence ggagctggtcagggaagtggacagggaagcggagctggacagggaagtggccagggcgctggagctggtcagggaagcggggctggtcagggcgctggggctggtcagggaagcggagctggtcagggaagcggagctggacagggcgctggagctggtcatggagctggacagggcgctggagctggtcatggagctggacagggcgctggagctggacagggaagtggtcagggcgctggagctggacagggaagcggtcagggcgctggagctggacagggaagcggtcagggcgctggagctggacagggaagcggtcagggcgctggagctggacagggaagcggtcagggcgctggagctggacagggaagcggagctggacagggaagtggccagggtactggagctggacagggaagtggtcagggtactggagctggtcagggaagcggagctggacagggaagtggtcagggaagcggagctggacagggaagtggccaggcaagcggagctggacagggaagtggccacggcgctggagctggtcagggaagcggggctggtcagggcgctggagctggtcagggaagcggggctggacagggaagcggtcagggcgctggagctggacagggaagcggggctggacagggaagcggtcaaggcgctggagctggacagggaagcggggctggacagggaagcggtcagggcgctggagctggacagggaagcggagctggacagggaagcggccagggcgctggagctggacagggaagcggagctggacagggaagcggtcagggcgctggagctggacagggaagcggagctggacagggaagcggtcagggcgctggagctggacagggaagcggagctggacagggaagcggtcagggcgctggagctggacagggaagcggagctggacagggaagcggtcagggcgctggagctggacagggaagcggtcagggcgctggagctggacagggaagcggagctggacagggaagcggagctggacagggaagcggagctggacagggaagcggccatggaagcggagctggacagggaagcggccatggaagcggagctggacagggaagcggccatggAAGAGGAGCTGGTCAAGGCGCAGGAGCTGGTGAGGGCGCTGCTCAGGGAAGCAGCCAGGGCGCAGGACATGGCAGCGGTGCTGGACAGGGATGCGGCCGAGGGAATTGTCATGGATGTGGCCAAGGTCAATGTTGTGGTCAGGGACATGTTAATGGTAATTTAGCATAA
- the LOC113047382 gene encoding GPI-anchored CFEM domain protein A-like produces the protein MTARVCFSLTAVFLCLFGYLSITHAIQRRTTVDGFCPARLTVVPSHRGCSSDEDCPGGHKCCRFDCGPVCVLPVFMKPGQCPIPEMIPLCAKSCFHDGQCPDTQKCCPTTGGFACSEPRGQERGQASCQGSGSGQGAGQGSGYGQGAGAGQGSGYGQGAGAGQGSGIGLGQGSGYGRRSGTG, from the exons ATGACGGCTCGAGTGTGTTTCTCGTTGACTGCTGTTTTTTTGTGTCTGTTCGGATACTTGAGCATAACTCATGCTATTCAAAGACGAACCACAG TGGACGGTTTCTGTCCGGCGAGGCTGACGGTCGTGCCGTCCCATCGAGGGTGTTCCTCTGATGAAGACTGCCCTGGAGGGCACAAATGCTGTCGATTTGACTGTGGGCCTGTTTGCGTGCTGCCCGTTTTCA TGAAGCCGGGTCAGTGTCCCATACCGGAAATGATTCCACTGTGTGCTAAAAGCTGTTtccatgatggccagtgtcctgacacacagaaatgttgcccaaccaccggtggctttgcatgcagtgaaccaCGTGGTCAGGAAAGAGGTCAGGCAAGTTGTCAAGGAAGCGGCTctggtcagggcgccggacagggaagcggttatggccagggcgccggagcgggacagggaagcggttatggccagggcgccggagcgggacagggtaGCGGCATTGGTttgggccagggaagcggttatg ggcgccggagcgggacagggtaG
- the LOC113047120 gene encoding fibroin heavy chain-like: GQGAGAGQGAGTGQGSGQGSGAGQGAGAGQGNGAGQGAGAGQGSGQGSGAGQGSGQGAGAGQGSGAGQGAGAGQGAGAGQGSGAGQGSGAGQGAGAGHGAGQGAGAGHGAGQGAGAGQGSGQGAGAGQGSGQGAGAGQGSGQGAGAGQGSGAGQGSGQGAGAGQGSGAGQGSGQGTGAGQGSGQGTGAGQGSGAGQGSGQASGAGQGSGHGAGAGQGSGAGQGAGAGQGSGAGQGAGAGQGSGAGQGSGQGAGAGQGSGAGQGSGQGAGAGQGSGAGQGSGQGAGAGQGSGAGQGSGQGAGAGQGSGAGQGSGQGAGAGQGSGAGQGSGQGAGAGQGSGAGQGSGQGAGAGQGSGAGQGSGQGAGAGQGSGQGAGAGQGSGQ, from the coding sequence ggacagggcgctggagctggtcagggcgctggaactggtcagggaagtggacagggaagcggagcaggtcagggcgctggagctggccAGGGAAacggagctggtcagggcgctggagctggtcagggaagtggacagggaagcggagctggacagggaagtggccagggcgctggagctggtcagggaagcggggctggtcagggcgctggagctggtcagggcgctggggctggtcagggaagcggagctggtcagggaagcggagctggacagggcgctggagctggtcatggagctggacagggcgctggagctggtcatggagctggacagggcgctggagctggacagggaagcggtcagggcgctggagctggacagggaagcggtcagggcgctggagctggacagggaagcggtcagggcgctggagctggacagggaagcggagctggacagggaagtggtcagggcgctggagctggacagggaagcggagctggacagggaagtggtcagggtactggagctggacagggaagtggtcagggtactggagctggtcagggaagcggagctggacagggaagtggccaggcaagcggagctggacagggaagtggccacggcgctggagctggtcagggaagcggggctggtcagggcgctggagctggtcagggaagcggggctggtcagggcgctggagctggtcagggaagcggggctggacagggaagcggtcagggcgctggagctggacagggaagcggggctggacagggaagcggtcagggcgctggagctggacagggaagcggagctggacagggaagcggccagggcgctggagctggacagggaagcggagctggacagggaagcggccagggcgctggagctggacagggaagcggagctggacagggaagcggtcagggcgctggagctggacagggaagcggagctggacagggaagcggtcagggcgctggagctggacagggaagcggagctggacagggaagcggtcagggcgctggagctggacagggaagcggagctggacagggaagcggtcagggcgctggagctggacagggaagcggtcagggcgctggagctggacagggaagcggtcag
- the LOC113047383 gene encoding whey acidic protein-like yields MTARVCFSLTAVFLCLFGYLSITHAIQRRTTVDGFCPARLTVVPSHRGCSSDEDCPGGHKCCRFDCGPVCVLPVFMKPGQCPIPEMIPLCAKSCFHDGQCPDTQKCCPTTGGFACSEPRGQERGQASCQGSGSGQGAGQGSGYGQGAGAGTGVAALVWAREAVMAREVAREAVMARVQERDREAALVRDREAVMAREVAGTG; encoded by the exons ATGACGGCTCGAGTGTGTTTCTCGTTGACTGCTGTTTTTTTGTGTCTGTTCGGATACTTGAGCATAACTCATGCTATTCAAAGACGAACCACAG TGGACGGTTTCTGTCCGGCGAGGCTGACGGTCGTGCCGTCCCATCGAGGGTGTTCCTCTGATGAAGACTGCCCTGGAGGGCACAAATGCTGTCGATTTGACTGTGGGCCTGTTTGCGTGCTGCCCGTTTTCA TGAAGCCGGGTCAGTGTCCCATACCGGAAATGATTCCACTGTGTGCTAAAAGCTGTTtccatgatggccagtgtcctgacacacagaaatgttgcccaaccaccggtggctttgcatgcagtgaaccaCGTGGTCAGGAAAGAGGTCAGGCAAGTTGTCAAGGAAGCGGCTctggtcagggcgccggacagggaagcggttatggccagggcgccggagcggggaCAGGGGTAGCGGCATTGGTttgggccagggaagcggttatggccagggaagtggccagggaagcggttatggccagggtgcaggagcgggacagggaagcggcattggttcgggacagggaagcggttatggccagggaagtggc cgggacagggtaG
- the LOC113047384 gene encoding fibroin heavy chain-like, whose protein sequence is MTARVCFSLTAVFLCLFGYLSITHAIQRRTTVDGFCPARLTVVPSHRGCSSDEDCPGGHKCCRFDCGPVCVLPVFMKPGQCPIPEMIPLCAKSCFHDGQCPDTQKCCPTTGGFACSEPRGQERGQASCQGSGSGQGAGQGSGYGQGAGAGQGSGYGGAGAGQGSGIGLGQGSGGQGAGAGQGSGAGQGAGAGQGSGAGQGAGAGQGSGAGQGSSQGAGAGQGNGAGQGAGAGQGSGQGSGAGQGSGQGAGAGQGSGAGQGAGAGQGAGAGQGSGAGHGAGQGAGAGHGAGQGAGAGHGAGQGAGAGQGSGQGAGAGQGSGQGAGAGQGSGQGAGAGQGSGAGQGSGQGAGAGQGSGAGQGSGQGTGAGQGSGQGTGAGQGSGAGQGSGQASGAGQGSGHGAGAGQGSGAGQGAGAGQGSGAGQGAGAGQGSGAGQGSGQGAGAGQGSGAGQGSGQGAGAGQGSGAGQGSGQGLDREAAMEEELVKAQELVRALLREAARAQDMAAVLDRDAAEGIVMDVAKVNVVVRDMLMKRVDGA, encoded by the exons ATGACGGCTCGAGTGTGTTTCTCGTTGACTGCTGTTTTTTTGTGTCTGTTCGGATACTTGAGCATAACTCATGCTATTCAAAGACGAACCACAG TGGACGGTTTCTGTCCGGCGAGGCTGACGGTCGTGCCGTCCCATCGAGGGTGTTCCTCTGATGAAGACTGCCCTGGAGGGCACAAATGCTGTCGATTTGACTGTGGGCCTGTTTGCGTGCTGCCCGTTTTCA TGAAGCCGGGTCAGTGTCCCATACCGGAAATGATTCCACTGTGTGCTAAAAGCTGTTtccatgatggccagtgtcctgacacacagaaatgttgcccaaccaccggtggctttgcatgcagtgaaccaCGTGGTCAGGAAAGAGGTCAGGCAAGTTGTCAAGGAAGCGGCTctggtcagggcgccggacagggaagcggttatggccagggcgccggagcgggacagggaagcggttatggc ggcgccggagcgggacagggtaGCGGCATTGGTttgggacagggaagcg gtggccagggcgctggagctggtcagggaagcggggctggtcagggcgctggagctggtcagggaagcggggctggtcagggcgctggagctggtcagggaagcggggctggacAGGGAAGCA gtcagggcgctggagctggccAGGGAAacggagctggtcagggcgctggagctggtcagggaagtggacagggaagcggagctggacagggaagtggccagggcgctggagctggtcagggaagcggggctggtcagggcgctggagctggtcagggcgctggggctggtcagggaagcggagctggtcatggagctggacagggcgctggagctggtcatggagctggacagggcgctggagctggtcatggagctggacagggcgctggagctggacagggaagcggtcagggcgctggagctggacagggaagcggtcagggcgctggagctggacagggaagcggtcagggcgctggagctggacagggaagcggagctggacagggaagtggtcagggcgctggagctggacagggaagcggagctggacagggaagtggtcagggtactggagctggacagggaagtggtcagggtactggagctggtcagggaagcggagctggacagggaagtggccaggcaagcggagctggacagggaagtggccacggcgctggagctggtcagggaagcggggctggtcagggcgctggagctggtcagggaagcggggctggtcagggcgctggagctggtcagggaagcggggctggacagggaagcggtcagggcgctggagctggacagggaagcggggctggacagggaagcggtcagggcgctggagctggacagggaagcggagctggacagggaagcggtcagggc ctggacagggaagcggccatggAAGAGGAGCTGGTCAAGGCGCAGGAGCTGGTGAGGGCGCTgctcagggaagcggccagggcgcaGGACATGGCAGCGGTGCTGGACAGGGATGCGGCCGAGGGAATTGTCATGGATGTGGCCAAGGTCAATGTTGTGGTCAGGGACATGTTAATG Aaacgtgtggacggggcctaa